Proteins from a single region of Mycoplasma leachii PG50:
- the leuS gene encoding leucine--tRNA ligase, translating into MDFSHKAIEKKWQKYWKENNVYKTTDSNHKKAYVLDMFPYPSGAGLHVGHIKGYTATDVYSRFKRMQGYDVLHPIGWDAFGLPAEQYALKTGNDPRDFTLKNIENFKAQLVKMGFSYDYDKEINTADPNYYKVTQWIFKELYKKGLAENRNIDVNWCQELGTVLANDEIIEKDGLMVSERGEHPVVKRKMRQWVLKITDYADKLLKGLDNLDWPNSVKELQRNWIGKSEGCEINFKSNDINIPVFTTRADTVFGATYIVLAPENELVLKLTTPNKLNEVKKYIELTANKSEIERKDESKTKTGVFIGSYAINPLTKEQIQIWISDYVLNDYGSGAIMAVPAHDKRDWDFATKFNLPIRFVISTKDQSKAFVGEGKHINSDFLNDLDRIQSLQVIHNYIEKNNLGKKKTNYKLRDWLFSRQRFYGEPFPVLYDKDNNIILVEDNNLPITLPKTDYIKPTNTGESPLANVKNWVNVKIGDREYKRETNTMPQSAGSSWYFIAYVLANSKNNLIDLIGDESKKRLEKWLPVDLYIGGQEHAVGHLLYSRFWTHFLYDLGLLPTSEPFQRLFNQGMILGSDNRKMSKSWGNVINPDDVIDTHGADALRLYEMFMGPLDASLPWSFDGLDASLKWLNRCYRMINKVEFSNTNNHKLDYVYNDVVKKVTQMIKELKFNTAISQLMVLVNAIYKEELSTVYKPYIEGFVKMLSLFSPHLAEELWEKLGNRTSVTLQTWPEFDETKIVKNTVVIALQVNGKLRSTIEVEKGTDKEILIKLAQENENIIRFIKDHKNLKYIAVVDRIVNIVIE; encoded by the coding sequence ATGGATTTTTCACACAAAGCCATTGAAAAAAAATGACAAAAATATTGAAAAGAAAATAATGTTTATAAAACTACTGATAGTAATCACAAAAAAGCTTATGTCTTAGATATGTTTCCTTATCCAAGTGGAGCTGGATTACATGTTGGTCACATTAAAGGATATACAGCAACTGATGTTTATAGTAGATTTAAAAGAATGCAAGGTTATGATGTTTTACACCCAATTGGTTGAGATGCATTTGGTTTGCCAGCTGAACAATATGCTTTAAAAACAGGAAATGACCCAAGAGACTTTACTTTAAAAAATATTGAAAATTTTAAAGCTCAACTTGTTAAAATGGGTTTTAGTTATGATTATGATAAAGAAATTAACACAGCTGATCCAAATTACTATAAAGTTACACAATGAATATTTAAAGAACTTTATAAAAAGGGTTTAGCTGAAAATAGAAATATTGATGTTAATTGATGTCAAGAACTAGGGACTGTTTTAGCAAATGATGAAATTATTGAAAAAGACGGTTTAATGGTTAGTGAAAGAGGAGAACATCCTGTAGTTAAGAGAAAAATGCGTCAGTGAGTTTTAAAAATTACTGATTATGCAGACAAACTTTTAAAAGGTCTAGATAATTTAGATTGACCAAATTCTGTAAAAGAATTGCAAAGAAATTGAATTGGTAAATCTGAAGGATGTGAAATAAACTTTAAATCAAATGATATAAACATTCCAGTTTTTACTACTAGAGCTGATACTGTTTTTGGAGCAACTTATATTGTTTTAGCTCCAGAAAATGAACTTGTTTTAAAACTAACAACACCAAATAAATTAAATGAAGTTAAAAAATATATTGAACTAACTGCAAATAAATCTGAAATTGAAAGAAAAGATGAATCAAAAACTAAAACAGGTGTATTTATTGGTAGTTATGCTATTAATCCATTAACTAAAGAACAAATTCAAATTTGAATTAGTGACTATGTTTTAAATGATTATGGTTCAGGAGCTATTATGGCTGTTCCTGCTCATGATAAAAGAGATTGGGATTTTGCTACTAAGTTTAACTTACCAATTAGATTTGTAATTAGTACAAAAGATCAATCTAAAGCTTTTGTTGGTGAAGGAAAACACATTAATTCAGACTTTTTAAATGATCTTGATAGAATTCAAAGTTTGCAAGTAATTCATAATTATATTGAAAAAAATAATTTAGGTAAGAAAAAAACTAATTACAAATTAAGAGATTGGTTATTTTCAAGACAAAGATTTTATGGTGAACCATTCCCAGTTTTATATGATAAAGATAACAATATTATCTTAGTTGAAGATAACAATTTACCAATTACTTTACCAAAGACTGATTATATAAAACCAACTAATACTGGTGAAAGTCCTTTAGCTAATGTTAAAAATTGAGTAAATGTAAAAATTGGTGATAGAGAATATAAAAGAGAAACTAATACTATGCCTCAATCAGCAGGATCAAGTTGATACTTTATTGCTTATGTTTTAGCTAATTCAAAAAATAACTTAATTGATTTAATTGGTGATGAATCTAAAAAAAGACTAGAAAAATGATTACCAGTTGATTTGTATATTGGTGGTCAAGAACATGCTGTTGGTCACTTGCTATATTCTAGATTTTGAACCCATTTTTTATATGATTTAGGATTATTACCAACAAGTGAACCATTTCAACGATTATTCAACCAAGGAATGATATTAGGGTCTGATAATAGAAAAATGTCTAAATCTTGAGGAAATGTTATTAATCCAGATGATGTAATAGATACACATGGTGCTGATGCTTTAAGATTGTATGAAATGTTTATGGGTCCATTAGATGCTAGCTTACCTTGAAGTTTTGACGGATTAGATGCTAGTTTGAAATGATTAAATCGTTGTTATAGAATGATTAATAAAGTTGAGTTTAGTAATACTAATAATCATAAGTTAGATTATGTTTATAATGATGTAGTTAAAAAAGTAACTCAAATGATTAAAGAATTGAAATTTAATACAGCAATTAGTCAGTTAATGGTTTTAGTAAATGCAATTTATAAAGAAGAATTATCTACAGTTTATAAACCATATATTGAAGGTTTTGTAAAAATGTTAAGTTTATTTTCTCCACATTTAGCTGAAGAATTATGAGAAAAATTAGGAAATAGAACTAGTGTAACTTTACAAACTTGACCAGAATTTGATGAAACTAAAATAGTTAAAAATACTGTTGTTATTGCTTTACAAGTTAATGGAAAATTAAGATCAACAATTGAAGTTGAAAAAGGAACAGATAAAGAAATTTTAATAAAATTAGCACAAGAAAACGAAAATATTATCAGATTTATTAAAGATCATAAAAATTTAAAATATATAGCAGTTGTTGATCGAATTGTCAATATTGTAATTGAGTAA
- a CDS encoding MOLPALP family lipoprotein — MRKILAIFSSLTLVSTGVFSTVLACKKTITPSINTNNNNNNKVTITNNSLNNIKTVSATLLKQVAIADYYGYNFEFLKSYFNNKNFFQQAKNYNINAEVKDKITLSTDFEDALENYFGKSLIIKKNENINLDGIKGTDTDFLTSVLPKTLFGLTSEQISGAISLILENLSSAGIVGILDLGKNFDINNKFADIINNLKISKDIITTILNAIFSNPKFLEELNKEIETFDALTLYKDFELSELNNLALLNILDGINGILDKDYNLVSAEVKPNNGLNVKLWETSKTFIRKIRKFDNKTSVIPSVNIISNNTNNNQPIIPDNIKRHIKVAASLIRGLELFQYLFSLFDETRKEKFNISSDNIFNKSKKNTDFIKELYGINNINGSSSSASSTSSKKISSLNNNGSSGSNSKTTLNLKYLIDTLNYYLGSVNKKGNAYRLRQFAAILFSGKYIENKYKNENSTTSSGSENSGTNVGQNYNSLFFEFNGSQNNTIKEIKLNGFQTFLVAILFESLSNIKLKNLKFDSPIFSIAKTYIEKIDLKNFFESELFLKKGLADVFISLLNLIIDSFVSNKPIIDDNFVKVIENISIILKNLKLDELLKSLLKDNNETINFIKTLLEKFVKFDDISTKIDNFIKNEPTFSLVKSGIKSLIPILGENFFEYIYDKNVEQTFDTIAALTNDSVTKLVLEKFNIKIPAALNFIFPYFKKVAISLRNIFPNNIHLNLQNLFSIKLSDFIRVDTYPNFGSYYLDKSITEILNEISNSDSSDLKLKDLDKAYGFSIISLKNFVKGIFEYKYKWNNGKEGKKNLFSIILENPNKFKEVIGLTDEGMKENSNSLIDLLFNKLIPSDKAKNQDSLKWFAGLLNNVIINLNKKPNFTTSLEKHFSDQRFNKFEFSETKKENSGLIISQSVSITINDQKYAIIVRRDLKQSTFIVETIKKETIQNNI; from the coding sequence ATGAGAAAAATACTTGCTATTTTTAGTTCGTTAACTTTAGTAAGTACTGGTGTATTTTCTACAGTTTTAGCTTGTAAAAAAACTATAACTCCATCTATAAATACAAATAATAACAATAATAATAAGGTTACAATTACAAATAATTCATTAAATAATATTAAAACAGTTTCAGCAACACTTTTAAAACAAGTTGCTATAGCTGATTATTATGGCTATAATTTTGAGTTTTTAAAATCTTATTTTAATAATAAAAACTTTTTTCAACAAGCAAAAAACTATAATATAAACGCTGAAGTTAAAGACAAAATTACTTTATCAACTGATTTTGAAGATGCTCTTGAAAATTATTTTGGCAAATCTTTAATTATTAAAAAAAATGAAAATATTAATTTAGATGGCATTAAAGGAACTGACACTGATTTTTTAACTTCTGTATTACCAAAAACTTTATTTGGATTAACTAGTGAACAAATTAGTGGTGCTATTTCTCTTATTTTAGAAAATTTAAGTAGTGCTGGTATTGTTGGTATACTTGATTTAGGTAAAAATTTTGATATTAACAATAAGTTTGCTGATATTATTAACAATTTAAAAATAAGTAAAGACATTATAACAACTATTTTAAATGCTATTTTTTCTAATCCTAAATTTTTAGAAGAGTTAAATAAAGAAATTGAAACATTTGATGCTTTAACTTTATATAAAGATTTTGAATTATCTGAGTTAAATAACTTAGCTCTTTTAAATATTTTAGATGGTATTAATGGTATTTTAGATAAAGATTATAATTTAGTGTCTGCAGAAGTTAAACCTAATAATGGTTTGAATGTTAAGTTATGAGAAACATCAAAAACATTTATAAGAAAAATAAGAAAATTTGATAATAAAACAAGTGTAATTCCATCAGTAAATATAATTTCTAATAATACTAATAATAATCAACCAATTATTCCAGATAATATTAAAAGACATATTAAAGTAGCTGCAAGTTTAATTAGAGGATTAGAATTATTCCAATATCTTTTTAGTTTGTTTGATGAAACTAGAAAAGAAAAATTTAATATATCAAGTGATAATATATTTAATAAAAGCAAAAAAAATACTGATTTTATTAAAGAACTATATGGAATAAATAATATTAATGGTTCTAGTTCATCTGCAAGTTCTACTTCTAGTAAAAAAATATCTAGTCTTAATAATAACGGATCATCTGGTTCTAATTCTAAAACAACTTTAAATTTAAAATATTTAATAGATACACTAAATTATTATCTAGGTAGTGTAAACAAAAAAGGAAATGCGTACAGATTAAGACAATTTGCTGCTATTTTATTTTCTGGAAAATATATAGAAAACAAATATAAAAATGAAAATAGTACTACTAGTTCTGGAAGCGAAAATAGTGGAACAAATGTTGGTCAAAATTATAATAGTTTATTTTTTGAGTTTAATGGAAGTCAAAATAATACTATAAAAGAAATTAAATTAAATGGATTTCAAACATTTTTAGTTGCTATATTATTTGAATCACTTTCAAATATTAAGCTTAAAAATCTGAAATTTGATAGTCCAATTTTTAGTATTGCTAAAACATATATAGAAAAAATAGATCTTAAAAATTTCTTTGAAAGCGAATTATTTTTAAAAAAAGGACTTGCAGATGTTTTTATTTCATTATTAAATTTAATCATTGATTCTTTTGTATCAAATAAACCAATTATTGATGATAACTTTGTTAAAGTTATAGAAAATATTTCTATAATATTAAAAAATTTAAAGCTAGATGAACTATTAAAAAGTTTACTTAAAGATAATAATGAAACAATCAATTTTATTAAGACATTATTAGAAAAATTTGTTAAATTTGATGATATTTCAACAAAAATAGATAATTTTATTAAAAATGAACCTACTTTTTCTTTAGTCAAATCAGGTATTAAAAGTTTAATTCCAATTCTTGGTGAAAATTTCTTTGAGTATATATATGATAAAAATGTTGAACAAACATTTGATACTATTGCAGCACTAACAAATGATTCTGTAACAAAACTAGTTTTAGAAAAATTTAATATTAAAATTCCAGCAGCCTTAAATTTTATATTCCCCTATTTTAAAAAAGTTGCCATTAGTTTAAGAAATATATTTCCAAATAATATTCACTTAAATCTTCAAAATTTATTTAGTATAAAATTATCAGATTTTATTAGAGTAGATACTTATCCTAATTTTGGTAGTTATTATCTAGATAAATCTATAACTGAAATTTTAAATGAAATTTCTAACTCAGATTCATCTGATTTAAAACTAAAAGATCTTGACAAAGCTTATGGGTTTAGTATAATTTCTTTAAAGAATTTTGTAAAAGGTATTTTTGAGTACAAATATAAATGAAATAATGGAAAAGAAGGCAAAAAAAATTTATTTTCTATTATTTTAGAAAATCCCAATAAATTTAAAGAAGTTATAGGTTTAACTGATGAAGGGATGAAAGAAAATTCAAATTCATTAATAGATCTTTTATTTAATAAGCTAATTCCAAGTGATAAAGCAAAAAATCAAGATAGCTTGAAATGATTTGCTGGACTTTTAAACAATGTTATTATAAACTTAAATAAGAAACCAAACTTTACAACTAGTCTAGAAAAACATTTTAGTGATCAAAGATTTAATAAATTTGAATTTAGTGAAACTAAAAAAGAAAATTCAGGTTTAATTATTTCTCAAAGTGTTTCAATTACTATAAACGATCAAAAATATGCTATAATTGTTAGAAGAGATTTAAAGCAATCGACATTTATAGTTGAAACTATTAAAAAAGAAACAATACAAAATAATATTTAA